The following DNA comes from Streptomyces sp. Ag109_O5-10.
ACCGCGAGCGCGGAGATGCCCTGGACCGCCGAGCGGGTCGGGATGAGGGCGACCCGGATGCCCTCCGCGCGGACCTGTTCGGCCGCGGCGGCCGCGGTGTGCCGCAGGTCGGCGTCGTTGGGGAGCAGCACCACCTCGCGCGCGTTGGCGCGGCGCACGGCGGCCACCAGTTCCCCGCTGGCGGGCAGTTCCCCCGGGCGTGCGAGCACGGTGGTCGCGCCGGCCTCGGTGTACAGCCCCGCCAGCCCTTCCCCCGGCACGACGGCCACCACGGCCCGCTGCACCCGCTCGCGCGGCGGCCGCGCCCCGCCGGTGTGCACGTCCCCGGCGCCGAAGTGCGTGATCCGGATCCGGTACGGGCGCCCGGCCTCCACGCCCGCCTCCACGGCGGCGCCGGCGTCGTCGACGTGCACATGGACGTTCCACAGGCCGTCGCCGCCGACCATCACCAGGGAGTCGCCGAGGGCGTCGAGCCGGGTCCGCAGCCGGTCCACGGCGGCGTCCTCGGCCTCCAGGAGGTAGACGACCTCGAACGCGGGCCCGCCCACGCGTTCCGCGCAGCTCTCGGCCTGGGCGCCGGAGACGGGGTCCACGCGCGCGTGGACGCCGGGGCCCGCCACGCGCGCGGGCGGTTCGAAAGCCGCCGGTGTCTCCCCCGTGAACGCCTCCAGCAGTGCCCCGAGCACCGCGACCAGCCCACGGCCGCCCGCGTCCACCACCCCGGCCCGCTCCAGTGCGGCCAGTTGTCCCGGCGTCGCCGCGAGTGCCTTGCACGCGCCTTCGTAGGCGGCCCGCGCGACCGCCCCGCAGTCGCCCTCGGCCGTGTCGGCGGCGTCGGCGGCGGCCGCCGCGACCGACAGCACCGTGCCCTCCACCGGGTGCGCGACGGCCCGGCGGGCGGCGTCGGCGGCGTGCCGCAGGGCGAGCCGCAGCCGGTCCGCGCCGGTGTGAGTCGCCTCACCCTCGGTGAGGACGTGGGCCATGCCACGCAGCAACTGCGCCAGGATCGTGCCGGAGTTGCCGCGCGCGCCTATGAGGGCGCCGTGCGCCATCGCGCGGACGGCGTCGGCCAGGGTCGGCATCTCCTCGCCCAGCTCGTAGCCCGCGAAGACGGCCTCCACGGCCCCCGCGGCCGACTCGACCGTCAGATACAGGTTCGTGCCGGTGTCACCGTCGGCCACCGGGTAGACATTGATCGCGTCGATCTCCTCGCGCGCCCGCCCGAGCGCCCCGAGCGACAGTCCGCACCAGGTGCGTACCGCGAGAGCATCGAAGAATGTCTGCGGCACCTGCGCCACCTGCGCCTCCTTGAGCCGGCCGAACGTGGACGCAGCGTAGACCCCGGAAG
Coding sequences within:
- a CDS encoding DAK2 domain-containing protein; this translates as MAQVPQTFFDALAVRTWCGLSLGALGRAREEIDAINVYPVADGDTGTNLYLTVESAAGAVEAVFAGYELGEEMPTLADAVRAMAHGALIGARGNSGTILAQLLRGMAHVLTEGEATHTGADRLRLALRHAADAARRAVAHPVEGTVLSVAAAAADAADTAEGDCGAVARAAYEGACKALAATPGQLAALERAGVVDAGGRGLVAVLGALLEAFTGETPAAFEPPARVAGPGVHARVDPVSGAQAESCAERVGGPAFEVVYLLEAEDAAVDRLRTRLDALGDSLVMVGGDGLWNVHVHVDDAGAAVEAGVEAGRPYRIRITHFGAGDVHTGGARPPRERVQRAVVAVVPGEGLAGLYTEAGATTVLARPGELPASGELVAAVRRANAREVVLLPNDADLRHTAAAAAEQVRAEGIRVALIPTRSAVQGISALAVHQPDRRFDEDVVQMTSAAGATRYAEVVFAERQSWTMAGICQAGDVLGLIDGDVAVIGSDVTATAETVLDRMLQAGGELVTLVLGDEAPDGVADRLEARVRESYLAVDTVVYRGGRQGAPLLIGVE